The sequence below is a genomic window from Sorangiineae bacterium MSr12523.
CGGCAGGGGGCGCGGGCTTGCGCGCCTCGACTGCACCATGTGCGCCGGTGGCGCGATCCGTATCGAGCGGGTTGTCTTGCTCGTCGGGCGCTGCGGAGGCGGCAGGTGCCCCTTGCTCGGTCACCACCATGGGCGCGCTGCCCATCTGTTGAACGCTGCTGCGCGCGCGCAGAAGCAGCACGCTGGTCGAGCCGATCATCAAGAGGAAGACCGCGGCCATCGCGGTTTGCGGGCGCATGGCCCAGCTGCCGGCCCAGGACACCACGCGCGAGATGCGCCCGCGCAGGGGCACGACCTTCTGCGCTTCCTTCGTGGCCGCGAGGATGCGCTCCTCCAAGCCCGCCGGCGGTTCCACCGTTTCGAGGATGGCGATGCGGCGGGTGGCCGAGAGCCCATGGAGCAAGCTGGCGCAACGCGCGCAGCCTGCGACATGTCGCTTGCTGGCGGCGCTCGTCAGCTCATCGAGCTCGTCGTAGAGCTCATCCATGAGCGCGCTCTCGAACTTCTCGCAGTCCATACCTTTCCTCTTATCGACTCCCTTATTTATCCACGCTGTTCATCGAAGTGCCCGTGCATACTCCTCGTACTCGCTGAGTGCGTCTTGCAGCCGTTCCAGCGCGTAGCGCATCCGGCTCTTCACCGTATTTTCGGGAACCCCCGTGATCTCGGCAATCTCCTTGAAGGGGAGATTCGCCAGCTCGCGCATCAGAAACACCTCGCGCTGGTCGTCGGGGAGGCCTTCGACCGCCTTGGCGATTCGTTGCTTGATTTCCGTCCCGCCGGCGTCCCGCTCCACATTGGCTCGGGCATCCGCGGTCTGCTCTCCCAATGTGGGACCCTCGCCATCGCCTTGCGCGTCACCGCTTCGTGCCTCATCCAGAGAGGGGTGCCTTCGCAACGCCCGCTTTCGCATCTGGTCGATGCAGAGGTTGCGCGCGATCGTGTAGAGCCAGGTGGTGAACCGAGCCTCGTGTTTGAAGTCGGCCGCGTTTTGCACCACCCGGACGAAGGCGTCTTGCACCACGTCCTCGGCGGCCTGCGTCGCGCCCCCTAGTTGCCGAAAGGCAAAGTTGTAGAGCGCCGTTTGGTGCCGCCGCACGAGTTGGGCGAAGGCCGTCCCATCCCCGCGCTGGTAGCGGATCATCAGAGCCTCGTCGGTCACCTCGGCGCGGGTAGGGCCAGAGCCGGTCACGGTCCCTCCTCACACGCAAGATGGCGGCTAACACGCGGGCAAACATTTCCTTTGAGGATCCGACGTGTAGGCCCTCCAAAAGATCTTTTGGCTCTCGCGTGGACTGCGCCCATGAGTTCGGCGTGCTCTCCCCGGTGCTCGTTTCCCCGAGGTTCGACTTCGACAATGTATCGAGGATCCGGCCAGAATATCGCCAGAAAACGGCAGGAGCGAGGAGCGAACCTTTCGGCCGGCTACTCTAATTCAGGCTACGCCCCACGGGCTACAGGCTACAGTGGCCAGCTTTGAATGTCCGGGCGGACGGGGGAACCCCAAGAGGCCTCAAGCGGACTTCTCGTTGCAAGCCAGCGCCGGGCACAACTAGACTGCCCATCGCAGTACGCAGTAGCTGGCTTGGTTTTGTGTCTTGGATTTGGTGAGAGGAAGGGTTTCCGAATGCGACGTCATGCGGCAATGGGTCTCACTTTTCTTCTGTCGGTCGCGGTTTCGTTCTCGGTCATCGCGCAGCAACCGACGGCCACGAAGGGGGATGGAAAGGCTGGCACGGCGAAAGATGGCGGAGCAACATCCACCGCGAGTCCGCAACCAGGACCTGCATCGGCAGCAACAACGGCAGCCAAGGACGG
It includes:
- a CDS encoding RNA polymerase sigma factor, whose translation is MTGSGPTRAEVTDEALMIRYQRGDGTAFAQLVRRHQTALYNFAFRQLGGATQAAEDVVQDAFVRVVQNAADFKHEARFTTWLYTIARNLCIDQMRKRALRRHPSLDEARSGDAQGDGEGPTLGEQTADARANVERDAGGTEIKQRIAKAVEGLPDDQREVFLMRELANLPFKEIAEITGVPENTVKSRMRYALERLQDALSEYEEYARALR